The Chloroflexota bacterium genomic sequence GAAAGCTTTGGCTTTGCAGGCATGTTTTTCAAAGAAGCTGATCCGAAAATCACGCGCTATTTGAAAGAACAAGGCTTGTTGTTCAAATCAGGGCGAGTGCTGCACACCTATCCATTCTGTTGGCGCTGTAAAACGCCGTTGCTGTTCTATGCCAAGCAATCGTGGTATATCCGCACAACCGCCTTGAAGCAACAGTTGATCGCCAATAATAAAAAGATCAATTGGGTGCCTGAGCATATCCAAGCTGGGCGTTTTGGCAATTGGCTCGAAAATAACATCGACTGGGCGATCAGCCGTGAGCGTTATTGGGGCACGCCGCTGCCAGTTTGGACCTGCGATAACTGTCAGCATATCGATGTACTTGGTTCGTTGGCGGAGCTTGGCGAACGTTGGGGCCAAGATACTGCCAATCTTGATATGCACCGCCCATTTGTGGATGCACCTAGCTGGTTGTGTCCTGAGTGCGAAGCTGGCACGATGCAGCGCATTCCCGATGTGGCTGATTGTTGGTTTGATTCAGGTGCGATGCCAGTGGCACAGTGGCATTACCCATTTGAAAATCAAGAACTGTTTGAAGTTGCCGGCCAAGCCGATTTTATCTCGGAAGCAATCGACCAAACTCGTGGTTGGTTCTACACCTTGCATGCAGTTTCAACCTTGCTCTTCGATCGCCCAGCCTACAAGAATGTGATCTGTTTGGGTCACTTGTTGGATGGCAAAGGCGAGAAAATGTCCAAATCCAAGGGCAACATCGTTTCGCCATGGGAAATGGTCGAGAAGTATGGCGCTGATGCGGTGCGCTGGTATATGTTTGCTGCTGGTCAGCCCTACAATCCACGCCGTTTCTCAGCCGATTTGGTCAGCGAATCGTTGCGTCAGTTCTTGTTGACCTTGTGGAATACCTATAGCTTTTTCACAACTTACGCCAATGTTGATGGTTGGACACCTGAATTGGCACAAGGCGATTTGGCAGCGATCGATCGCTGGGCGCTGGCACGGCTCAACGCCTTGGTGCGCGATGTGCGCAACGATCTGAGCAATTACGATATGAATACGCCAGCCAAGCGGCTCGAACAATTCGTTGACGAGCTTTCAAACTGGTATGTGCGGCGTAATCGGCGGCGTTTCTGGGGCAGCGACATGAACGGCGATAAGCAAGCTGCCTATTCAACCTTGTACACCTGTTTGGTCACGATTTCCAAACTGATGGCTCCATTCACGCCATTTGTGGCCGAATCGCTGTATCAAAATTTGGTGCGCAGCTACGACCAAACTGCCGCCGAAAGCGTGCATATGGCGCTGTACCCTGAAGCCAATTTGGCGCTAATCGATGAAGAATTGATTCGCAAGACCGACTTATTGCTCAAGGCTGTGAGCTTGGGCCGCGCCGCTCGCAAGAACGCTGGAATGCGCGTGCGTCAACCACTCAGCGAAGTTTTGGTGCGCTTGCCTCGCGGTGAGCAACTTGACGAACTGAGTGCTGAACTGAGTGACGAACTCAATATCAAGTCGGTGCGCTGGCTCGGTGTGGGCGATGGCTTGGTCAGCTATCGCTTCAAGCCTAATTTGCGCTCGGTTGGCAAAAAGTTTGGCAAACTGGTTCCAGCATTGCGCGAAGTGTTGGCGAATCTTAGCAGCGAGCAAGCCGCCGATGCAGCGCATAAAGTTGAAACCGGGGCCAGCTTCGAGGTTGTAGTCGAAGGCGAAACATTAACCTTGGCCGCCGACGATGTATTGATGGAAGCTTCATCGCCCGAAGGCTACGCTGTGGCCGAAGGCGAGGGCTTGTTGGTAGCCTTAGTTACGACGCTGACTGATGAATTGCTGCGCGAAGGCATCGCCCGCGAAATCGTGCGCAACCTCAACGATGCACGTAAGGCCGCCGATCTGGCGATCACCGACCGCATCAACGCAACCTTGGGAACCGAGGTTGATTTAGCGGCAGTTGTGGCTGAATACGCCGAGTACATCAAAGCCGAAACCTTGTGTGAGGTATTGAGCGTTGGTGATGCTAGTGCCGACCATCACACCAGCAGCATGGAATTGGAACAAGGCAAACTAAGCCTCGGCATTAGCAAAATCGGCTAATCCGAGTACAATCAATGCGGCGCATACAAAGCCTGTATGCGCCGCATTGATTCATTGTTTGCCAAAGGAATGTCCATGTTATTGCACATTATTTCCCCCACCGAGTGGCATCAAGCCCTAGCTGCTGGTGAATATCGCCCAGCCTCGTTGGCCGACGAAGGCTTTATCCATTGTTCAACTCCTGAGCAAGTGTTAACTCCCGCCAATTCGTTTTATCGTGGCCAAGCTGGCTTGCAGTTGTTGTGTATCGATCCTGCGCTGCTTCAATCCGAATTAGTATATGAAGATCTTATAGCGTCGGGTGTACAATTTCCGCATATCTATGGGCCGCTCAACCTTGATGCCGTGTATAAAATTGTGGAGTTTCCGGTTAATCCCGATGGCACATTTGATTTGCCAAAGCTAGATTAACTGGGGATCAGGGGGTTGGTTGTTGGGGATCGGTAATAACTATGGTTGTTATCGATCTCTATGTTGATCCACGAAGCGCACGAAGGTCACGAAGGGGTCAGGGGCCAGAGTTTAGGGATCAGGTTTTGTAACAGTGAAGCGCATGAAGTGTAGGTTTTTAGCTACGTATAATCCTCGGTCCTTATGCTATCGGATTAACGTCTGACCCCTGAATCCTGACCCCTAGCTTCAACTCTGCGTCAAAAACCGACCCCCAATTCCCAACCCCTATGTTCTATGCTCTTTAACGCCATAACTGTTCGGATTGCCATTCATCGTTGGCAGCGGCGAGGCATTGAAGTTTGGGCCACCAATAGACCTGATCCGCGCCATTGATTGCATGCTCGATCGGTTCAAACAGCATGTAAGCCAACATCAAACGATAATCGCTGCAAAGCTGTTGCCACGAGCAATCGATGCCTGCGCCGATTAAGCCTGCCAAATAGCGCCGCAACAGTTGCTCCTCGTAGAATGCGCGTTGGGTTGGATTCCAAAACGTTGCCAGCATAGTGACCAAATCGTAGGTTGGCAAATTAGCCGAAGCAGCGCCGAAATCTAGCAGATAGGCATGATCTTCTTGGGGATTTTTGGGGCAGAAAAATTGATTGAAAGTGCAAGCGCCATGCACGAGGGTTAATTGGCGATGGCTACTGCTGCGTGGCTCAAGCCAGCGTTGCCAAAGCGTCGGTAAGGCTGCTAGGGTTGAAGCCAAACGATCATGAATTGCATCAGTGAGAATTGTGCCATGCTGAGCCAGAAATTGCTGCCATTCAGCTTGGCGACGTTGCACATGCTGGGCATGCGCTGCTGAATCGTTATACCGCCCATCTACTGCAAACGGCGAATTAGCCGTACCAATTACGGGCGCTTGCCACCACGAACTATGCAACTGCGCTAAACCATCGATGCACATAAAACGACGCTGCTCATTGGGAACATGGTCGCCAGTAATTAATAATTGGCTATCAATTGCTGGTTCGTAGGTTTCGCTTAAATCGGCCAATAAAAGGTTAGAAACACCTGAAACTGGATCGTAGCTAGCACCAAAACACGGCACAAACGGCAAATGATTAAGATCGTTGGCCTGCGCATACTGATAAATTGCCACTTCATGAGCGCCATGCTGTTCATGATTGATTTTAAGCAGCAATTGACGTGGCGCTTTGATCGGCGTGCGAAACAATTGTAATTGAATATGACCAAGCTGCGAATTGGGCGTATGGTCTTCGATCAGCTGCATATGCTTGATCATGCCTGAACCTAACCAAGGCTGTAAGTGTTCGGTCATCCAAGCCAACGAAATATCGCCCAGCGAATGCAGGATGGTCATGATCGCTCCCTTTGCCGCCTATCGATCAATTTCCGCGATACCTAACATTCATTTGCTGCCCATGGGTCGCATTGATCGCATAGGTAATTCCTTGTTGCAGGCTACTATGCGTCATGATCGAGCGGAAATCAACCCCCAACGTAACCAAGGTTTGCGCCAATTCTGGCCGAATGCCTGTGATGATTACGCGTGCTCCTAGTAGCTGCACGCTAGTTGCAGCGCGAATCAACAGGCCTGCCACTTGAGTATCCATTACCGGAACGCCCGTCACATCGACAATTGCAATTTGAGCTTTGTTGGTATGCACGCCTTCGAGCAAGGTTTCCATAAATTGCTGTGCCCGTGCGGTATCGACGCTGCCAACTAACGGCAAGAGCACCACCGTGTCGGCAATTGGAATCAGCGGGGTTGAAAGCTCGATCAAGGCTTGTTGTTGGGTGCGAATAACTTCTTCATGCAAGCGTTGGCGTTCAGCCTCAGCCTGTTTTTGGTCGCTAATATCATGGGCAATCATCGAGAAGAAACTGGGCTGGTGGTCGATATCATAATGACATAACATTTGATACATCACTGGTAGCTTTTGGCCTTGAGCCGTTTTCAGTTGATGCTCGCCCATCCACGAGCCATGAATTTGGGCATGGTGTAAGGTTTTGGCTAGCCATGTTTGCTCGGCTTGGTCGGGGTGTAAATCGTGCCAGGTTAATTGACTGACCTGATCGGTTGGCTCAAGTTGCAACACGCGCCGCGCCGCTGGATTCAAATATTGCATCTGGCCTGACAAATCAGCAATCGCTACCAAGTCCGGGGTCGAACTTAGAATGGTATCGAAACGACCCAACAAGGCTTCAGCTTGCTTTTGTTGGGTAATATTTAACAGCAAACCATCCCATAAAATTGCCCCATTGGCCAATTTGGTAGGCCGCGAAGCACCTTGCAGCCAATTTTCTTGGCCATTGATATAAACTCGCCCTTCCCAGCGCCATGGTTCAAGCGTTTGCGCCGAAGCCATAATTGCCTCTTGAAAACGCAGTCGGTCGGCTGGATTGACGGCCTCGGTCACAATGCTGGCATTTTGCATAATTGCTTCTGGTTCTAGGCCATAAATATCGCGGCTGCCAGTGCTGACAAATGGAAAACGCATCGTATGATCTGGCTCAAGCAAAAATTGATAGACCATCCCAGGTACATTTTCGATGATCCGTTGCAGGCGAGCCTCGTTATCGGTTAGGGCTGCCGAGGCCGCTACTTCGTTGCTCAGATCGCGGGAAATGCCAACTGTACCGATGATCGAACCATCGTGATTGCGAATTGGGTGTTTGGTGGTGGCAAATAGATGCACTTCGCCGGTATAGCGCGTGACTGGCTCTGAATTGATCACCAAGGCTTGACCAGTTTGAAACACTTGAGCATCATCGCGAATATATTGCTCGGTATAGCTCGGTTGGTTAAAATCTGCGTCGATCAAATCTTGCAGCTGCTGGCTATCCATGCCATAGTATTCGCGAAAAGCGCGATTGGCGTAGCGAATATGCGAACTTGGGCCTTTGTATAAAATCAAATCGGGGATACTATCTAAAATCTGTTCGTAGATCGCGATCTGGGCACGCAAGTTGATGATGGTTTGTTGCTGGTTAATCGTCGTTTCATCCCGTTCCACATACACATCAGTCCCCATTACGTGCCTCCTCGATTTATTTTTTTGTAATTACTTTAGTGTCCCCCATGTGGGCTACCCTGCGCCTCCCACAAAGGTCACGATCTTATCTAGTACTTCTGGCGAATGGAGGATGCCACTATGGCCCAATTTGTTAGTGGCCAATAGTTCAGAGTTGGGCCAGTGTTGCTGCAATTCTTGACCATAGCGAAAATCAACCCGCAAATCATTGCGATCGTGGACAATCAAGGCAGGTGGTAGGTGCTGGGTCGGCATTGATTTCATGGCATAATGGCTGGCTGGTTGGCCAAATTGTCGCTGCAAGGCTTGCTCAAATAAACGCTTGAGCCGTTGCGATAAACCAAAACCATCAGCAAACGCCCCAGTCATATATTCGCCGCTGGTGGGTGCACCCATTAATACAACTCGCTGCGGCAAGCTGACCCCAAGCGTGCCGAGCATCCAAGCGCTGCAAGCCGCCCCAAACGAGTGCGCAATAATCACCTCGAACGGGCCAAGTTGCTGTACCGTTGCTGCCAAAGCTGCGCTAAAATCGGGGATGCTGGTGGTTTTGCCTTCGGAAGCGCCATGGGCTGGTCCATCGATCGCCGTTACTTCGTAGCTCAAACTTGCTAAGCGTGGAGCCAGCGCATGCCAGCGACGAGCATCGTGTTCCCAGCCATGCACCAACAATACTTTGCGCGAGCCAGCGCCCCAACGATAGGCTTGCAAACGCCGCCCTGCATGCTCAACATTCAAACGTTGGGCCGATTGGAGAAATTTTGAGGGTTTGGGGCTGGTTGCCCGCCGTGGTTGTAAAAAAAGCTGAAGCACCATGCGCCCAGCAAGTTGCGGCGCAAGATAGCTCAAGCCGCCGATGCCATTGCGCAGCAGCCGTGCTTGCCATGGAAGTTTAATTGATTGAGTTGCCATATGTTCCCCTTAGAAATTGCCAATTTGCAAATCGCCAAACGCATGGTAATTATTGTAATGAGCAATGTTACCACTGTCAACATTGAGGTAGCTACATGATGGAAGAACGGTATCATCACGGCGATTTGCGCCAAGCCCTTTTGACGCTTGCCAAGCAGCAGCTGACCAGCCAAGGGATCGAATCACTGAGTTTACGGGCGATCAGTCGCGAGGCTGGTGTCAGCCATGCAGCAGCCTACCGCCATTTTCCCAATAAAGAGGCCTTGGTGGCGGCCTTAGCCTGCGCTGGATTTGAGCAATTACAAATATTCGTTGCCGAAGAAGTGGCCCAGTACAGCGAAGATCCAACTGAGCAGTTTTTTCAATGTGGCATCGCCTATGTTACATTTGCGATCAACAATGCCACCTTATTTCGTTTGATGTTTGGAGTTTCGGGGGTTGATCGTTTGCAATACCCCGCCACTCATGCTGCTGCCCAAGCCAGTTTTGGGGTGTTAGTTGGCACAATTGAGCGCGGTCAAGTGGCGGGTCTGATTGGCTCAGGTGAACCACGCCAACTGGCATTTACGGCGTGGGCGGCTGTTCACGGTTTGGCAACCCTAGCGCTCCAAGATCAAATCACACCGCAAGGCACAATCGATCCCGAGCGCTTGGTGCGTAACAGCGCAAAATTGCTTTGGCATGGCTTGAAATATGGGCAAATTTAGGCCATATGGGCATCAAGCCATTCGATAACTAAGGGGATTAATGTGGTTTGTTCTGGCTCGTTCAGCACTTCATGATACAAGCCAGGGTAGCTATGCAGGGTTTTATCTTGCGATTTGAACAATCCAAAGGCGTGCATCGCCCCAGCGGGGCTAACCAAGCGATCGGCCAAGCCTTGCAAGAGTAGCACTGGCAAGCTAATTTCGTTGGCACGTTGGTCGATCACTCGTGTTGCATTGATCATGGAATTGCCCATTTGGGCTTTAATGCCACCTTTATAATTCAATGGATCAGCTTTGAAGGCCTCGACCACCTTGGGATCACGGCTATTCCACTGGGGATCGAATGGGGCAACTGGTAGGTTTGGCAGAAATTTGCTAATAAATGCCCCAACTTTTACCACGACTTTAGGAGTTGTGGCATCAACTTTGAAGGCTGGCCCAGTCAAAACCAAGCCATGCAAATTATGTCCATAGTCCAAGGTGTAGAGCGTGCTGATCAAGCCACCCATGCTATGGCCAAGCATAAATAACGGGCCATTTGGCTCTTTATCGCGCACCAATCGCACAAAACTGGCTAAATCGTTGACAAATTCATCAAAATGTTTGACCGTTGCGCGATTGCCTTGCGATTGCCCATGGCCACGATGATCAAGCGCCCAAACGCTATAGTTGGCCGTCACCAAAGCCTCGGCCACATGCTGGTATCGCCCGCTGTGCTCGGCATAGCCATGCACCACCACTACCGTGGCTTTGGGTGCAGATGGCCGCCATGTTTGATAAAAAATCGTCGTGTTGTTGCCACCTGTAAACGTTGCCGTTGTATGTTCCATGCACTAGCCTTTCTAAACGAGGGGTCAGGGGTCAGGGATCAGGATTGAAACCACGAAGGGCGCGAAGCACACGAAGGATTCTCATTCCCGCATTCGTGCATGTTATTCCTAATTCCGCTAGAGTAAAGTCTGCCCCTGATCTCTAACCCCACCCTCATAACTTTGCGCCTCTGCGTTAAATAGTCTGACTTCCTAGCCCCTGATCTCTGACCCCTGACCCCTAGCCTCAACAAGTTCCGCGTACACCGCCCGAATTTGGGCATATTTGTGCTCCCAGGTTAGCTCGGCCAAGGTTTGGGTGTAGCCCTGCTGGCCAAGTCGTTGGGCTAATTCAGGGTTGGTCAGCAATTTGGTCAAGGCTGCTGTAAGTTGGGCAACATTGCCATAATCAACCAACAAGCCTGTTTCGTTCTCACGAATCACCGCTGGAACGCCGCCAGCTCTGGCCCCAATCACAGGCAAACGATACAACCAAGCCTCAAGATAGACAATTCCAAATGAATCGGTGCGTGAGGGCATGGCGAACAGCGTAGCAGCGGCCAAAGCATCGCGTTTGCGTGCTTGCGGCGCTCGCGCAAACACATGAATCCGCTGTTTGCTGACAGGATCAAGCGTTTCCCAAAGCTGCTCAAAATGGGCCATCGGCGTGCCAACCATCACCAGATGCTCGCTGCGCCCGTTCGCCCAAAGCTGCTCCATCGCACGAATCAGGTCGAATGCACCTTTTTCTTTGGCCAAGGTGCCGATATACAGCACAAATGGTTGTTGAATGCCGGTTTCTTGGCGAAAACGCTCGGCATTGCCGCCCGCCAATTCATGCGGCTCAACTCCCACCCCAATGCAACGCAGGCTTGATCGCGAAATTCCACAATCAGCCAGATAATCGGCCTCAAGCGGCGTTTGCACGATTACCCGATCAGCTTGCTGCATTAACTTAATATGATGCGGCATCGTGTAATAGCGCACTAACGAGCGATCGCCAGGCACGCCTAAATGGACGTATGGCGAAAGTACAAACGGAATTTTAGCCTGCTTGGCATATTTTAGCGCCGGAATCAGCATAAAATCTAAGGTAATGTTGGCTGCATGGATCAGGTCAAATTGACCAACTTCTTGGCTTAGGGCACGATTGAAGGTTGGCATGCGCGGCGTAATTTGACTGAGCGCCATCAACAAGCTGCTGGTGGCTGGCAAACGCCCAAATTCGAGCATTGCCCGACGCAAAATTGGGTAGACCAAGGCTGGGCCTGGTGCACGCACGACCGGAAAGCGCCGAATCGCTACGCCATTGTGTTGCTCAGTTGGCTGATCGATGGTGCGCCGACCGCTCGCCCAAAAATGGTCAAGATCCCATGCATTGCTTGTCCAAACATCGACCGTATGCCCTTCGGCTGCCAACCGTTCAGCAATTACTTGGCAAACCTGCTCCGAACCGCCGATATACGGGTAATAGCGCTGAATAACTTGTAAAATCCGCATGAATACTCGCTAACGGCCACAACCAGCAGGATTTTTGGCTTGGGCATACAGCCGATCAAATTCAGCCAAATAATGGCGAGCCAAATCGGGATCAGTAATAATCAATAAATTTTCATCGTTATTATTTTCAGCTGCCGCAGTAAAATTATACGAGCCAGTAATCACAATCTTTTCGTCGATTACCATTGTTTTATTATGCAAAATATAACAATTAGCATCACGTAAAATCGGAATTCCAGCATCTTCTAAAATACCAAACTCCGAGCCAGTGCCATCGGCGTTGCGAGCTTCCATCACAACTTGAACTTCTAAGCCAGCTTCATGGCGATCGATTAAGGCTTGGGCGGTATCATCGTCGGTAAATGAAAATGCGAGCACGTTGACCGATTGTTTGGCTTTTTTAATATAATTGACAATTTTGGAACGCGGCTTATCGACTGGCGAAAAATAAGTTTCAATCTGCACCCCACCAGCCAATTTAATGACTGGGTTGGGCGTATTTTTGGGTGCTTTACTACCCATTTTGCCAGCATATAAATCGAGAAAACGCTGACGATAATTAGCGACCAGCTCTGGCACAGTTGAACGAATCATATTATTGTTGTTACGATAAACGTCGTTTACAACCAAATTCATCGAGCCAGTCCAAACAATTGTATCGTCAATGACCACGATTTTGTTGTGCATAAACGCTGAGCGTTCATCCCACGTAATTGGGATTTTAGCTGCTTCCAAGCGTCCAGTCGTTTCGGCAACTTCTGGCGAAGCCAAATTTTCATCATCAACCACGAGCTGAACTTTGACTTTACGCTTTTTGGCGCGAATCAAGGCATCGGTCATCAATTCTAAATCAAAATCGAACGATGCAATATAAATCGTGCTTTTGGCAGCATCAATATCGGCGATCATCGCCGCATCAACCCCACCTTTACGTCCAGCTGCTTTTTCAGGGTAGTTTGGGCGGGTAAAAAATACCTGATACCACGCCCCTTCGGCGACATAGGCTTTAGCTGGATCAAGCGCCGCGATCACATTATTGGGATCAGCCATTGTTGGCGCGTTCGTGGGTGTCGTTGGCCCAGCCACGCTGGTTGGTTCAAGGCTAGTACGGCCAAGCCAACGATTAAAATAGCCCGCCTGATAGGCATAAACCAACCCAGCAATCACCAGAATCACGACAATTTGCCAAGGCTTGAGCTTCGTGGTTGATGTGCTACGCGCCATATTCCAGCCTTTCGATATGTGGGTAGGGGGTCAGGGGCTAGGGATTAGATTTTTTTAGCCACGAATTGCACGAATAATCTTATAACCTCTAACCCCATATATGCTCTATGCTCTATGCTCTATGTTCTTATCCTCGCCAACCACGACGACGCTTGATGCGGTGTGAGCGAGGTCGAGCATTTGCGCCCAACATTTGGCCCATACGGTCGAGTTTGGCAGCGATCACACTTTGTTTGGCGGCTTGACCTGCCCCATCAAGCACATTCTGGCCAAGCTTGCTCATTTGTGCGACCACACTTGGAATTAATTGGCTTAGGGCATTGGCTGCCGCCTGACCAACTTGGGCAGCTGGCTCGGCGGTTTGCGGTGTTTCAGTAACAATCGCTTGATGCGCTTGATTCAGCGCTGAATTGGCTGCTGCCAGCACCTCGCTTACCTCAACAATATCATCACGATTGGCTTGACGCGCCGCTTGGAGTACATCGGCCTCGGCCACCCCAGCCTGAAGTTGTTGCTCAGCCCAACGCAACAGCGCTTTAGCCGTCACATCAGTCAAATTGTCGGTCAAACGTTCATTGTTGGCGAGGCGTTCAAATGCCGCTTGGCGATCAAGGCTCATTGGAATCCTCCTGTTGATCAATCTTGTGATCAGTTCAACCGATACCATTGGTCTTATGGGCGACGCACCCCAAGCACAATCACGCTACCACGAGGAATCAAGGCTCCATTATCGATTGGCTGACCATTGGCGGTCGCACTCACCACCGTATTCGCCGCGATACTATCAAAGTTAGGAATCAAATCTGGTCCTTGCTCATCAACAATATCGAGGCGTAAATCGCTGCGCGTTGCCAAAATCGCCTCAGCCTCAGCCCGCTGGCGGCCAATCAGATCAGGGAAAATCACCAGATCGCCGACGCTCACGACCAATTCAATCTCGCTGCCTTGGGCCAATTTCAAGCCCGCTGGCGGATTTTGGCGCAAAACAAAGCCTGCCGGAATGGTTTGATCGGGCGTGTCAGTGCGCCGAACTTTAAACCCAGCGCGAATCAACGCATCCGAGGCCGCATCGAATTGTTGGCGGGTTACATCGGGAATTTCAACTTGGGCTGGCCCCAAACTCAAGGTAAATGGAATGACCGTGCCTTTGGCAACCTTCGTTCCTGCAGCAACATCTTGGCCGATCACGGTTGCGGCTGGCGCAAGATCGTTGCGTGGCTCTTTACGTTGTTCGCCAAGCTCAAGCGATTTGAGCAGATCAAGCGCTTCGCTTTCGGTTCTGCCAACCAAATCGGGGACTTCAACCATCTCTGGGGCTGGAGTTGGCTCACCAGTTGGCGTAACTTGGGTCGGCTTGTTTCCACCAAAAGCCTGGCTGATCGATTGCATCACATCAGTAAACATCAACACATAAACCAAACCGCCAATCCCAACCAATAAGAAGGTGGCAATCACCCATAAGCCGCAACCAGACGATTGACGTGCTTGGGGTTGGTTCATTGGCACGGGCTGTTGGGCTGCCAAGGGCGGAGCATAATTTTGGCGCGGGCGCGCTTGCGGCGCTGGTTGTTGACGGGGCGGACGCACCTCGGCAGGCTCTGGGGTTTGCGGCAAACGCCCGGCATTCGACGAAGGCACAGCCATGGTCGCTTGGTTGCCGCGCTCACGATAGAGCCGCAATAACTCGGCAAATGCCCGCGCCGATTGTGGGCGCTGAGCCGGATCTTTTGACATCGCTTGGAGCACAATCGCCTCAAGCTGTGGTGGAATCGACGGATTATAGCTGCGCAAAGGTGGCGGCGCTGCTTGGATATGCTGCAAGGCGACGGCTAAAGGCGAATCGCCACTAAACGGCAAACGTCCGGTCAGCATCTCATAGGTCAGTACGCCTAAGGCATAGACATCGGAAAGTGGGGTTGCGCCCAAACCTTGAGCCTGTTCTGGCGCAAGGTAATCGGCAGTCCCAAAGGTTGTACCTGGGTCGGTTAATGCCGAAGATTGCTTGCTTTTGGCGATGCCAAAATCGCTGAGCCGCGCATAATCATTAGCATCAATCAAGACATTTTGCGGCTTGACATCGCGGTGCACCAAGCCGCTATCGTGGGCTGCTTGCAAGGCCTCAGCCACTTGACGCACAATCGCCAAGGTGCGGGGCACTGGCAAGGGTGCTTGCAACGAAATAATTTCTTTGAGATCGGTACCTTGGACATATTCCATTACAATATAGTGCAGATCGCCCTCAGCCCCGATATCATATACCCGCACAATATTGGGATGCCCTAATTGGGCGGCGGCATCGGCTTCGTGCTTAAAGCGGCGCAAAAATTGTTCATCACTGGCATATTGACCATGTAACACTTTAATTGCAACTGGTCGATTGAGTCGCAAATCGCGCCCAAGATAGACCGTTGCCATGCCGCCTTGGCCTAGTTTTCGCTCTAATTGATAGCGATTATTGAGAATTCGTGGTTGTTCGCTCATCGCCCCACTAATACTCCTCGTCGCTCAATGGCGACAGCAACGATTGCTCAGACGCATGCCAAATCGTAACATGCGGGTGCAAATCAGGCTCAGCTAGTTTATGTAAGTAACAACGCAAACGTGGCAAATGAATAATATCGTCGCGATTGTAACGTAATAATAAATCTAAAGCGTTTTGATCGTTATAGTTTTCGTAGGCTTGCCACAAACGCAAGGCATCACGACCATCAATCCCATGGGTAGAACGCGCAATTCCGATCTTTTGTTCAACAACTTTCAAGCCACCGCGCAGATTTTGCCGCCGACATTCGCGCAAGAGATCGCAATGCCCAAACTCGCGCTTTAAATCTGCGCCCAAGGCTTTGTAAATAATTGGCAGATCAAAACTTGCTCCATTAAAGGTATAGATCGTTTCGACTCCTGCCAAGGCCGCGTACAAGTTAACATCACTAACCCCAGCGCCAACCAGTTGAACTGTACCACGCCGGGGCAAGTAAATCCCAATCACGCTAATCGTGCGCTGCCAGGTTGTTTCAATATCAAGGTATGCGTCCATAATTTGCGAGGGGTCAGGGGTCAGGCTCTAGGGATCAGGAACGTAGCTAGATTATTGAGTTTATAGCAATTCATACCTAGCTAACTTATCATTCAAACCAAACAATGGATACATGCTGACCCCTAGTTCCTAGTCCCTAATCCCTCATTTACAACTCCAACATCTCGGCGACGTGCAAGGCTCGAATCAGCGAACCAGCTTTGTTGCGGGTTTCGAGATCTTCCAA encodes the following:
- a CDS encoding phospholipase D-like domain-containing protein, giving the protein MARSTSTTKLKPWQIVVILVIAGLVYAYQAGYFNRWLGRTSLEPTSVAGPTTPTNAPTMADPNNVIAALDPAKAYVAEGAWYQVFFTRPNYPEKAAGRKGGVDAAMIADIDAAKSTIYIASFDFDLELMTDALIRAKKRKVKVQLVVDDENLASPEVAETTGRLEAAKIPITWDERSAFMHNKIVVIDDTIVWTGSMNLVVNDVYRNNNNMIRSTVPELVANYRQRFLDLYAGKMGSKAPKNTPNPVIKLAGGVQIETYFSPVDKPRSKIVNYIKKAKQSVNVLAFSFTDDDTAQALIDRHEAGLEVQVVMEARNADGTGSEFGILEDAGIPILRDANCYILHNKTMVIDEKIVITGSYNFTAAAENNNDENLLIITDPDLARHYLAEFDRLYAQAKNPAGCGR
- the pknB gene encoding Stk1 family PASTA domain-containing Ser/Thr kinase, with amino-acid sequence MSEQPRILNNRYQLERKLGQGGMATVYLGRDLRLNRPVAIKVLHGQYASDEQFLRRFKHEADAAAQLGHPNIVRVYDIGAEGDLHYIVMEYVQGTDLKEIISLQAPLPVPRTLAIVRQVAEALQAAHDSGLVHRDVKPQNVLIDANDYARLSDFGIAKSKQSSALTDPGTTFGTADYLAPEQAQGLGATPLSDVYALGVLTYEMLTGRLPFSGDSPLAVALQHIQAAPPPLRSYNPSIPPQLEAIVLQAMSKDPAQRPQSARAFAELLRLYRERGNQATMAVPSSNAGRLPQTPEPAEVRPPRQQPAPQARPRQNYAPPLAAQQPVPMNQPQARQSSGCGLWVIATFLLVGIGGLVYVLMFTDVMQSISQAFGGNKPTQVTPTGEPTPAPEMVEVPDLVGRTESEALDLLKSLELGEQRKEPRNDLAPAATVIGQDVAAGTKVAKGTVIPFTLSLGPAQVEIPDVTRQQFDAASDALIRAGFKVRRTDTPDQTIPAGFVLRQNPPAGLKLAQGSEIELVVSVGDLVIFPDLIGRQRAEAEAILATRSDLRLDIVDEQGPDLIPNFDSIAANTVVSATANGQPIDNGALIPRGSVIVLGVRRP
- a CDS encoding ribonuclease H-like domain-containing protein, which encodes MDAYLDIETTWQRTISVIGIYLPRRGTVQLVGAGVSDVNLYAALAGVETIYTFNGASFDLPIIYKALGADLKREFGHCDLLRECRRQNLRGGLKVVEQKIGIARSTHGIDGRDALRLWQAYENYNDQNALDLLLRYNRDDIIHLPRLRCYLHKLAEPDLHPHVTIWHASEQSLLSPLSDEEY